Within Mytilus edulis chromosome 10, xbMytEdul2.2, whole genome shotgun sequence, the genomic segment atataaTTAACAGATACAGTAGAAAGGACAGATAATCAGCTTCTTTCCATATTCAAGGCATTTTCTCTTTGCAATGTTGCTAATGATAAGCCAAAAAATTAACGGATCAATAACATCATCAAGTAGGTAGCATGAATATAAATTCTTCCTGGGACATGTAGATTAAATTTTTTTGCAGGGTTCCTTTTATATGGTTTTATAATCTCTGTGTATATCATGAAATGGttaataatacatgttttttttaggtGGTAGGGGTAGGTGTATAAAAGGTTTAGACGATTGGTTTACCCCGAACGAGTTTGAGGCACATAGTGGAAGAGCCAGTAGTAAAGATTGGAAGAGAAGTATAAGATATGGTGGTCGTACATTGCAGTGTCTGATAGATGATAATATTTTACAGCCACATGCCACTTCCTGTACATGTGCAGCATGCTGTGATGACGATGCTGTAGTAAGTACTTTATAAATACATATTCATATACCAAAataaagtggtatgattgccaatgagacaactcttcacaagagactaaatgacacagaaatgaacatccataggtcacagtacggccttcaacagtgagcaaagcccacacagcatagtcagctatgaaatgacaaatgtaaaacaattcaaacgaaaaaaattaacctcctaatttatgtacaaaaaattaaaaaaaaattatgtaactcatcaacaaacgacaaccactgaattacaggctcctgacttgggacagacacacatgtatacagaatgtggcggggtcaaacatgttagcTTATAAGAAAATCCCTGCAGGTATTCCATGTATTCATAGCAGGTTCCAAGAtggaaaatatttgaattaaagcCAATCATGAATAATACATGTTTGAGCATTTAAAAAATTCACCTAGACCATTTGTGTTATGGAGAATTGATAATAAGTAAAAATACTGGTTGTGGGTTTGTGGTAATCATGATACATGTAGTAATATCAGCTTATGAAATAATGATTAAACAAAGAATATTAATTTAGCAGATGTGGCTATGGTATgattgaccatgttgacaatgaaacaaataatatatatttatacccaCAAAATATGGGCTGTTCTGGCTAATaagatttcattattttttttaaaatttagtaattattATTGATGGAAATTTAAAGGTAAAGAATTATTTCAAACAAAGTATTTTAATTTCACCATGTTGAGCTGTCCAATTTTAAAATTTGGCTTATGCTTATCTTGTGTAATAAAGTAAGAGATTATACCATCAAACTAGCATGTCTatatataattttgcatttcagACAGGACCGGTTCGATTATTTGTGCCTTATAAACGACGAAAGAAAGACAGCGAAAGTGGACCAGGTGGACCATTGTCACCAGCCCCAACAACTTCCCCACAATTTGTAGCAAAGAAACAACGTCTAAATTCTACAAAGACACCAACATCATCATCAATGATTCCAGCAACACTTACGCCGGTCTCCATTGGGAAAGACCATGGTAAATCATAACACTTTAAAGTCTTAAAGAGGCTAAGAGCACAAAATAAACAATTGTAAATATTAGGTTTAAGTTGCAATTCAGAattgaaaatattcatttaaaatcaaTTTGTCTGTTATTAACAAGGAGCATGAAGATATTTTATGTCTTAAGATTATGATTCTATGTAGCTAGTTGAAATTTTGAAACCCAAGTACtacaatttatatacatgtacatataggaTCAGCTAACATTATTTAGGATTCATAATACAATTGCTATAGATTTCATTGAAAGAGAAAACAAGAACAATTTTATTGGTGTCCTTTATTTGTATCCTGCACATCACAGAAAAGGGGAACATGGTTATGGTCTCTGTCTGAAACACAACAATACTCAGAGATCTTTTGCCAGAAAGCTTTCATAGTACAATTATTTATTATCATAATTGAATAAATCATTTTTAATGGATTTGTGGGACTTAAACCATATTTGGAGCACTGTAATAGTGTCACCATGTAAAAGCAATTTTTCTGTTGCCATTTTATACTTTCATTTAGATTTGACTATTTTTTTATTGTCGAGTCTGCGatagctcaacatagggatagtgatccggcggcgacagtgttagctaacttcttaaaaagctttatattttagattgtagaagacatggatgcttcatactttgtatatggatgcttcatgttatgaagtttccatcagtcacatgtccaatgtccttgacttcattttcatggttcagtgactacttgaaaaagaagttcagattttttgtaatgttaaattctatCTTGTTATAAGTaaaagataactatatttggtatgtgcgtaccttgcaaagtCCTCATGCCTGCCAGAcaattttcacttgacctcgacctcatttcacaATTAACAAGGTTacgttttggtggtcaagtccatatctcagatactttaagcaataggtctagcatgtctagtatattcggtgtatggaaggattgtaaggtgtgcatgtccaactggcaggtgtcctctgaccttgacctcattttcatggttcagtggttatagttaagtttttgtgttttggtctgtttttcttaaactattagcaatggtcaactatatttgttgtatggaagaatggTTTGTTGTACAtgcctgtctggcatggttcatctgaccttgatcttattttcatggttcattggtgaATGTTTAATTtccttggttaatgttaagtttatgtgacagtagtaaagaaggcgagacatttcagcgtgtgtacTCTTGCGTAATTATATATACAGTTATTGTACTTTATATTGACACATAATTTGATTTCTCATTTATACAGCATGGGAGATTTCATTATGGTTCATCAATGTTgttgactttaataaaatatttttatctatAGCTCAAAGTAACATAACTGAATCTTGTGGACTTAATCtcagttttatttatatttcaacatgaaatttgaaattgaagatttctaaaaatgtaattttcaaaaaaaaaaggtttctttACATTATAATTTCTATTTGATaatatcaaaatttcatgaaTGAACTAATTGTAATTATTTGTACATAGGAATGATGCTATCTATTGCCACATCACAACCACAGCAACATGCCCATCCAATAAAAGTGACCAATACTGAGGGAGAAACTGTCCAGATATTGACCACTGATGGACACGGAAATCTTATTTCAGGAGGTAATTATTTATTAAGATTGGACCATTCTGACAGACTTCATACCAAAGTCAGATCGCCAACAAAATAGGTATATGTAGACAACCTATTATTTACAAGGGGCACAGGTTAACAAAAACAGcaactgacaaaaaaaaactcaGTATTATTGAAGTAATGTAAATCATGGAATGATAATGTAATTTATGTTGGCATTTTTCACGATTTGCGTAATATTTCTGCTGATTTGTCTTATTTTGGTATTACAAACATAAAAAGgaatgataatcatgataattgatgGCAGATTTCTTGcaatgaaaattgtgaaatataaaaagTAACAAAACAGCTCATGGATGTTTGCAAGTGTACATATGCATGATCAAGACGAGATCTGCAGCTCAATTTGTCTCTATTACCAATGCTTTTGAATTTGCaagatagacatgatagatgtcttttataaaaacaacaaacatagCAATAAGCTCTTCATGGTCTTTATTGGTTGATAAAAATGTCATGTGATTGATAAATATCTTCATTTCTTTGTCTACAATCTTTCAAATAAGAAATATGGATCAATATGATGAACAGGAGAGTAGAACACATCAAACTATCTAGATcatcaatttcaaaattttatttacatgtaccaTTGAAATAAACCATTTAAAAACTGGTATTGGACTTTTGAATATAAATTCTTTGGATAAGTTCCTAAAATGAACACAATTTCAGTCATAATTTTATACACTGAAAAATGCATTATTTCAGGACCTTTTAACAACtgatcatagaaaactaaaaactaaacaAGCATTAAACTtagtatttcatttatttatattgtgaTACAAAATCTCACTAAAACAGTACCTGTTGGTGCAAAAgattaaaacacattttaatatgaaTTATATAATAGTGCTGTAGATTGAATATACAGGTTATTGATACTGATCATTAAAAAAACATAAGCGCTGTTAGCCTAAAACACTGTAAAGTTGTGGACCAATATAGCTTTGGTTTGTATACAGAAAACCCTAGGGATTTTGTGGAAGTCTGTTTTTGAGCTTTAAAAGGCAATGCTTTAATTTGCCAGGAAGTTTTTATTGTAAGATATATATACTTGGTATTAGTTTTCTTTTCTACTTAAATGACTGATGTATTACTGACAACATTGAGTTTCAGATGCAGTTATGATGACCTCCATACCAATGACACCTAAGACACCTCATGGATCTGCAATATCATTACCTGATGTTAATGAACAGAGGCAGTGGTGGCAGTTAGAAGAGGTAAATTATTATATCATGCCAGATACAAATGTAATAAGAGCTAAATTATTCTGTCCATTTGCTTCGCTTAAATTTAACCCAAGGAGTGCAGTCTTTAAGCTTAACAACAGACCCAACAGCCCATGCTTGTAAAATGCTATCAGtactgtaaaaatcatatctgcAAACCAatagaaattaatgaaaaactTTCATAAAATTCTTCCTCTGCCTATAGATTCAAAGGTTTATCTaaacagtattgcgcaatagaattgtaagatcttgacatttatttttgTGTCAGAAATCAAtattatacagtcaaacctgattaaaccggaccctgaataaaccggtttcctgtccattccggctgaaaatgaaagtcccatatttttccattcaaagtctttgttaaaataccctttgtaaaccggaccctgtgtattccgaattccggtcttattatgaagtcccaatactcttaattacattaattattacctgtcaaaaccggtttgtctaattaatggcaatgatcgatatgcaatcaaaacatatttgttgatACAATATAACTTTTCGTGATAATCGATTAGTCAGGTGTCAAACTGTAAACctacaatcgtacagtagtgagctgtattatttattaaaacattataaatgtgtcaattaaacgaaaagacacaccgaatatatatctcggattgaacttacgttttaacttggataaacaaattaaaatcgcgAAGTAAAAAGTTCACATCGTAATTTCGAAATCCTTGGTTCCTTGTTGTgagcccctaaacaaatgaccttgataaagaaaacacccggatgacaacaatcaatggatattgtacactgtacgacaacgtttcgaaagtgatgacattacgtttgataatattctggctttttaatcggccattccaacatttcaaattattgatcatgGGAGTTAATCGAAACTCTCGTCTTACAATCCAAACAACGcgagcattatgatgcaaatgcaaacaatgaaaaacgaagtgaaagtattttaatttatcagatataatttacaatcagagagaattttttcatgcaaaatgtcggacgtcacaagtcattaacttccggtcaaaacagaaacctgaataaaccggctcactgtccaaaccggccctttttcatggtcccgtagccggccggtttatacagggTTTACTGTATAAAAAAtctgatcacaatccaaattcagacagtaaaatcgtcctgaatatgcatgaaatatttgccactggacactaagcaaccaacaatcaatcaatcaatcaatcagacaGTAACAAGCTTAAATAtggtgtccaaatttgccccaactttTCAGGGTTCAACCTTTGCACTAGTATCAGGCTGTGCTGAGTGAAGCATTTTATAATCcagaaatatttattaaaaggGAGGGGGTTGGaggatttttaaattttttttaatttcatatgaaaccctctTTTGACGTGTTTTTCATACATGCAAGTGTAATAACAAGCTAAtttcatgtatatacatgtataaggaatTGTACATAATTGtttaaattcttaaataaatatctctgattagcaaccactgttctacatgcaattgctgctttagaaacctatttatagtatacaGCATTACAACAGTGGATAAAtcatgctctcttcagttggaccgcataaaccaaatttattttgcttttccAAGCCACGGTTTGTAGGCATCATAAAATGAAGCAAAAAtattggtatgcaacacaagtataaCATTGTATTATGAGTACAGAAAtgagaataaaatgaaaactcaaacagtgttgaaaAAATATGGGTTGGTGCTTATGCAagatataatatatcaatgtaaAATATGAACTTAACAAAAAGAAGTTGTTTGATGACTCtattgagggtattgggacagagggtgtttgctgtttgtgAAGAAGAAAAAACTGCAGCTATGACTAAATCAAAGTTGTTGCTGTcgactttttgaactcaatatatatctatatatgtctATGTCAACGGACATAATAAGTTGTGcttctgtcaattttttaaatccaataatgtttttttagctcacatggcctaaaaggccaagtgagcttttctcatcacttggcgtccgtcatcgttaacctttacaaaaatcttcttctctgaaactactgggccaaatttaatcaaacttagccacaatcatcattagggtatttagtttgaaaaatgtgtggcgtgacccggccaaccaaccaagatgcccaccatggctaataatagaacataggggtaaaatgtagattttggcttataactctgaaaccgaagcatttagagcaaatctgacatagggcttaatttgtttatcaagtcaagatctagctgccctgaaattttcagacgaattggacaatcggttgttgggttgctgtccctgaattggcaattttaaggaaattttgcagtttttggttaatatcttgattattattatagataaagataaactgtaaacagcaataatgtccagcaaagtaagatctacaaataagtcaacatgacaaaaatggtcagttgaccccttaagaagttacAGCCCTCTACAGTcaatttttatatgaccgcaaaatttgaaaattttttcgtcgtatattgctatcacgttggcgtcgtcgtcgtcgtcgtcgtcgtccgaatacttttagttttcgcactctaactttagtaaaagtgaatggaaatctatgaaattttaacacaaggtttatgaccacaaaaggaaggttggtattgattttgggagttttggtcccaacattttaggaattaggggccaaaaagggcccaaataagcattttcttggttttcgcactataactttagtttaagtttatagaaatctatgaaattttgacaaaaggattatgaccacaaaagaacggttgggattgattttgggagttttggtttcaacagtttaggaattaggggccaaaaaagggcccaaataagcattattcttggttttcgcacaataactttagtttatgtaaatagaaatcaatgaaatttaaacacaatgttaatgactacaaaaggaaggttggtattgattttgggaatttaggtcccaacagtttaggaattaggggccaaaaagggacccaaataagcatttttcttggttttcgcaccataacgttagtataagtaaatagaaatctatgaaatttaaacacaaggtttatgaccataaaaggaaggttggtattgattttgggagttttggtcccaacagaataaggggcccaaagggtccaaaattaaactttgtttgatttcatcaaaattgaataattggggttctttgatatgccgaatctaactgtcatgactgtgtatgtagattcttaacttttggtcccgttttcaaattggtctacattaaggtccaaagggtccaaaattaaacttagtttgattttgacaaaaaatgaattagttaggttctttgatatgctgaatctaaaaatgtacttagattcttgattattggcccagttttcaaaatggtccaaatcggggtccaaaattaaactttgttagattttatcaaaaattgaataaatggggttctttgatataccaaatctaactgtgtatgtagattcttcatttttggtcctgttttcaaattggtctacactaaagtccaaagggtccaaaattaaacttagtctgattttaacaaaaattgaaatcttggggttctttgatatgctgaatccaaaaatgtacttagatttttttattatgggcccagttttcaagttggtccaaatcaggatctaaaattattatattaagtattgtgcaatagcaagtcttttcaattgcacagtattgcgcaatggcaagaaatatctaattgcacaatattgtgaaatagcaatttttttttaaatagagttatctttctttgtccagaatagtaagcaagaaatatctaattgcaaaatattgtgcaatagcaagatttttttttaattggagttatctttctttgtccagaatcaacttaaatctttgttatatacaatatacaatgtatattcactttttactaccaactgataaattaaaataatctttaccattcagtgataacaagcagtttttttacatcttaatattttatgatgtatttaaatgagtagttattgttgcaaactccattagaaattttaattgagattagttttggattaagggaaagggggatgtgattaaaaaaattgggttcaatttttctcatttgaaatttcataattaaaaaagaaaattttttcaaacatttttttgagaggattaatattcaacagcatagtgaattgctctaagagaaaacaaaaattttaagttcattagaacacattcattctgtgtcagaaacctatgctgtgtcaactatttaatcacaatccaaatttagagctgaatccagcttgaatgttgtgtccatacttgccccaaccgttcagggttcaacctctgcggtcgtataaagctacgccctgcggagcatctggttaacactttaaataaatttttttatacgcccgtcattttgacgggatgtattatggtatacaaatgtccggtgtccgtctgtccggcgtaaacatgttgcaccgtaacttgagaacgacttatccaaatttcatgaaacttcacatagttgtttcttatgatggtcaaatgatctgtatactttttggtgaaaataagattaaaactttttgagttacggcactttgtaactaaaacaggggtgtgtttttatacgcccgtcaaaattttgacgggacgtattatggtatacaaatgtccggtgtccgtgcgtccgtctgtctggcgtaaacatgtcgcactgtaacttgagaacgacttatccaaatttcatgaaacttaatatagttgtttcttatgatggtcaaatgatctgtatactttttggtgaaaataagatttaaactttttgagttacggcactttgtaactaaaacaggggtgtgttttttttcacatgtcgcaccgtatctcaaaaacggttcttgattattgcttaaaactttacacacttcttagttatattaatcttaagatctgtatactttttggtttgattcaaaattttattttagtgatatttgtaaaaaaaaaaacagggtggggggggtttcacatgtcccgccgtgtctcaaaaacaataaatggttattgcttaaaacttcctcagaaactatttatgattattgcataaaacttccacacaagacgtcgggcgtatcatgtgctcatggggcagctgtttattaacaaaatattttcctctgtaactaatgagCTAAGTTTATTAAAGAtgaagataattgtaagtagcaagaatgttcagtaaagtaagatctacaaacacatcaccatcaccaaaacacaattttgtcattaatccatctgtgtcttttgttgaatatgcacattgaccaaggtgagcgacacaggctcttaagagcctctagtttcttttttttttgcaccaACGTGTTCCATGATTCTTGCGCTTTAGATATCATTCACAAGTCTGAATTTCCTGAtacaaagtcattgtataaattaaaaaaatccacagtttaattttctaatcacagaaatttgaGACATACAGTGATTTGCATTCTTGGAGACCGTGTATAACTCTTAACCCTAATATTTCATGTCCTTCTCATAATCAATCTCGGTAGATgatgtcatcatagagcagcagaatatgaAGACTAAATTTTGCATGTTTGGTTGATTACtccaaagaaaaatgaaaaaaccAAAATTTGAATCAGGAAGTTTTAAATGAGAAGAAATTATCGATAGCTATGTGTTACTGAAATGAACAGATTCAAGAAatcgtaaatttttttttaataaaaaaatcaaggcAGGACGATTTCAGATTGGcaggcggggatgaaaatctattgattaattttaattggcctaatttGATGAATTAAATTGACCGATTTTAAAGTGACACATACCTTTTTACACACttattgaaaatgtttatatCCTCTTTCAGATGGCTAATAATCTGCTTACTCAAGCTCACCAATTTAAGTCCATGGTAGAACAAGCCAAGCAGCAGAGTCAGTTAAGCAGGGACGCTGCCATACAACAAGTCAAAATGCAgtgtgaaaaagaaaaacaagaagtaGGTTTTGTCTGATGACATATAAACTAAATACAAATCCTTGCAAAAATTATATCCAAGCGATTTTGTGTTTAATTTATATTCTGACAAGAGGACCAATGTTTGTGGGAAAAAATCTTGCATATTGATTTTACATATTCTGCATACATATctacattaaacatttaaattcatggtttaccTATGTAGgtaaaactacattttttttttaaaaataaaagtattgaaACAAGGGAGAAGTGATGTTATTGTGTGCATATAGATCTTAGAACAATTGCATTATAGACTATCCTTGGTCTTCTCaaagagattgattttctcgcttcaGCTGCTTTTTTGAAAATGAAGCCAAATTGATCattcctta encodes:
- the LOC139491023 gene encoding deformed epidermal autoregulatory factor 1 homolog isoform X1 — encoded protein: MSEVDITEELPNGDDSAFTEEQQHDEDGTRDHADDNSISAEHVYVATSQGILSAEQFAENVNAQNQFKTTHIVIHDQTLTVDSGGLKTPSTPLPPPTPATPLSREKGLRYQWDESVHEHVLPVRCKNTNGELHKAKFGSGGRGRCIKGLDDWFTPNEFEAHSGRASSKDWKRSIRYGGRTLQCLIDDNILQPHATSCTCAACCDDDAVTGPVRLFVPYKRRKKDSESGPGGPLSPAPTTSPQFVAKKQRLNSTKTPTSSSMIPATLTPVSIGKDHGMMLSIATSQPQQHAHPIKVTNTEGETVQILTTDGHGNLISGVSDAVMMTSIPMTPKTPHGSAISLPDVNEQRQWWQLEEMANNLLTQAHQFKSMVEQAKQQSQLSRDAAIQQVKMQCEKEKQEALQQTRLEFQIQMSRALMEERAQKEMAVQHALASSRADLQDKIDSVTVVAVDKVTYNDNWAQQQNDQNQIHVEMINGEMVEDDSDKDKGVDG
- the LOC139491023 gene encoding deformed epidermal autoregulatory factor 1 homolog isoform X2; its protein translation is MSEVDITEELPNGDDSAFTEEQQHDEDGTRDHADDNSISAEHVYVATSQGILSAEQFAENVNAQNQFKTTHIVIHDQTLTVDSGGLKTPSTPLPPPTPATPLSREKGLRYQWDESVHEHVLPVRCKNTNGELHKAKFGSGGRGRCIKGLDDWFTPNEFEAHSGRASSKDWKRSIRYGGRTLQCLIDDNILQPHATSCTCAACCDDDAVTGPVRLFVPYKRRKKDSESGPGGPLSPAPTTSPQFVAKKQRLNSTKTPTSSSMIPATLTPVSIGKDHGMMLSIATSQPQQHAHPIKVTNTEGETVQILTTDGHGNLISGDAVMMTSIPMTPKTPHGSAISLPDVNEQRQWWQLEEMANNLLTQAHQFKSMVEQAKQQSQLSRDAAIQQVKMQCEKEKQEALQQTRLEFQIQMSRALMEERAQKEMAVQHALASSRADLQDKIDSVTVVAVDKVTYNDNWAQQQNDQNQIHVEMINGEMVEDDSDKDKGVDG